One Urocitellus parryii isolate mUroPar1 chromosome 9, mUroPar1.hap1, whole genome shotgun sequence DNA segment encodes these proteins:
- the Tnnt2 gene encoding troponin T, cardiac muscle codes for MPNLVPPKIPDGERVDFDDIHRKRMEKDLNELQTLIEAHFENRKKEEEELVSLKDRIEKRRAERAEQQRIRSEREKERQTRLAEERARREEEESRRKAEDEARKKKALSNMMHFGGYIQKTERKTGKRQTEREKKKKILAERRKVLAIDHLNEDQLREKAKELWQSIYNLEAEKFDLQEKFKQQKYEINVLRNRINDNQKVSKTRGKAKVTGRWK; via the exons ATGCCCAACTTGGTGCCACCCAAGATCCCTGATGGAGAGAGAGTGGATTTTGAT GACATCCACAGGAAGCGCATGGAGAAGGACCTGAATGAGCTGCAGACGCTGATCGAGGCTCACTTTGAGaacaggaagaaggaggaggaggaactggtTTCTCTCAAAGACAGGATC GAGAAGCGACGAGCTGAGCGGGCTGAGCAGCAGCGCATCCGTAGTGAGCGGGAGAAGGAACGGCAGACCCGCCTGGCT GAGGAGAGGGCCCGgcgagaggaggaggagagcaggaggaaggcCGAGGACGAGGCCCGGAAGAAGAAGGCTTTGTCTAACATGATGCATTTTGGAGGCTACATCCAGAAG ACCGAGCGGAAGACTGGGAAGAGGCAGACTGAacgtgagaaaaagaaaaagattctggCTGAGAGGAGGAAGGTGCTGGCCATCGACCACCTGAATGAAGACCAACTGAG GGAGAAAGCCAAGGAACTGTGGCAGAGCATCTATAACCTGGAGGCAGAGAAGTTCGACCTGCAGGAGAAGTTCAAGCAGCAGAAATATGAA ATCAATGTCCTTCGAAACAGGATCAATGACAACCAGAAAGT CTCCAAGACCCGCGGGAAGGCCAAGGTCACTGGGCGCTGGAAGTAG